In Treponema primitia ZAS-2, a genomic segment contains:
- a CDS encoding 3-isopropylmalate dehydratase large subunit, whose product MGQTLAEKIFETHVADRPFGDTWVLRLDRVFCHEITTPIAINDLVSKGMDRVFDPSKIKVVIDHVSPAKDSKTADQGKTLRDWARRQKIKDFFDIGSNGVCHAIFPEKGFVRPGYTIIMGDSHTCTHGAFGAFAAGVGTTDLEVGILKGVCAFRKPETLRINLKGKLRPGVYPKDLILAVIAKIGVAGATDKVVEFRGPVIDAMSMEGRMTLCNMAVEAGGTSGVCMPDQVTLDYLWPFIGPQGDKSYATKEEALKDFVKWQSDADASYSSIVELDCSSLEPLATVEYKPDQVKTIRELKGQKVDQVYIGSCTNGRIEDLREAARIIKGKKIAPSIRAIVSPATTEVFSQALTEGLIRVFMDAGFCVTNPTCGACLGMSNGVLAAGEVCASTTNRNFFGRMGKGGMVHLMSPVSAAATAIAGHIASPEDL is encoded by the coding sequence ATGGGACAAACCCTGGCGGAAAAGATCTTCGAGACCCATGTGGCGGACCGGCCTTTTGGGGATACCTGGGTGCTCAGGTTGGACCGGGTATTCTGCCACGAAATTACCACCCCCATCGCCATTAACGATCTGGTTTCCAAGGGCATGGACCGGGTGTTTGACCCTTCAAAGATCAAGGTTGTGATCGACCATGTAAGCCCTGCCAAGGACTCCAAAACCGCGGATCAGGGGAAAACCCTGCGGGACTGGGCGAGGCGCCAAAAAATCAAAGATTTTTTTGACATAGGGAGCAACGGGGTCTGCCACGCCATTTTCCCCGAAAAGGGCTTTGTCCGTCCCGGCTACACCATCATCATGGGGGACAGCCATACCTGCACCCACGGGGCCTTCGGGGCCTTTGCCGCCGGGGTGGGTACCACGGACCTGGAAGTGGGGATCCTCAAGGGGGTCTGCGCCTTCCGGAAACCGGAAACCCTCAGGATAAACCTCAAAGGAAAACTCCGCCCCGGAGTATACCCCAAGGACCTGATCCTGGCGGTAATAGCGAAGATAGGCGTTGCCGGTGCCACCGACAAGGTGGTGGAATTCCGGGGGCCCGTGATCGACGCCATGAGCATGGAGGGCCGCATGACCCTGTGCAACATGGCCGTGGAAGCCGGGGGCACCAGCGGGGTCTGTATGCCCGATCAGGTGACCCTCGACTACCTCTGGCCCTTCATCGGGCCCCAGGGAGATAAGAGCTATGCCACCAAGGAAGAGGCTCTGAAAGATTTTGTCAAATGGCAGAGCGATGCTGATGCAAGCTACAGCAGTATTGTTGAGCTGGACTGTTCAAGCCTGGAACCCCTGGCGACGGTGGAGTACAAACCGGACCAGGTGAAGACCATACGGGAACTTAAGGGGCAGAAGGTGGATCAGGTCTATATTGGTTCCTGTACCAACGGCCGCATTGAAGACCTTCGGGAAGCCGCCAGGATCATCAAGGGGAAAAAGATAGCCCCCTCGATCCGGGCAATAGTTTCCCCGGCCACCACGGAAGTTTTTTCCCAGGCATTGACCGAGGGGCTCATCCGGGTCTTTATGGACGCGGGGTTCTGCGTTACCAACCCCACCTGCGGGGCCTGCCTGGGCATGTCCAACGGGGTACTTGCGGCGGGGGAAGTCTGCGCTTCCACCACGAACCGCAACTTTTTTGGCCGCATGGGCAAAGGCGGCATGGTTCACCTCATGAGCCCTGTTTCAGCCGCCGCTACGGCTATTGCAGGGCATATTGCCAGCCCGGAAGACCTGTAG
- a CDS encoding 3-isopropylmalate dehydratase small subunit, whose protein sequence is MKTFGGKVLFLDRRDINTDEIIPAKYLNESTKEDLKSNLLEDLRLTGFDPRKDISGKGAVITRANFGCGSSREHAPWALEVNGINIVIAESFARIFRQNMYNCGMIAAEIPAGVLDEIFRDFAGKETSLKVDTEKGLLSFTAGGKEKSYPFVLKDFEKALVDDGGWVEYAAKHY, encoded by the coding sequence ATGAAAACATTTGGCGGCAAGGTCCTTTTCCTGGATCGCAGAGATATTAACACCGATGAAATTATTCCAGCCAAGTACTTAAATGAAAGTACCAAGGAAGACCTCAAGTCCAACCTACTGGAAGACCTCAGGCTTACGGGCTTTGATCCCCGGAAAGACATAAGCGGCAAAGGCGCGGTCATCACCCGGGCCAACTTCGGCTGCGGCAGTTCCCGGGAACACGCGCCCTGGGCCCTGGAAGTAAACGGCATCAATATTGTGATCGCCGAAAGCTTCGCCCGGATATTCCGGCAGAACATGTACAACTGCGGCATGATCGCCGCGGAGATCCCCGCAGGGGTGCTGGATGAAATTTTCCGGGACTTCGCGGGGAAAGAAACCAGCCTGAAGGTAGATACAGAAAAGGGTCTACTCAGTTTTACCGCGGGCGGGAAAGAGAAGAGCTACCCCTTCGTTCTCAAGGATTTTGAAAAAGCCCTGGTCGATGATGGGGGCTGGGTTGAATATGCGGCGAAACACTATTAG
- a CDS encoding nucleotidyl transferase AbiEii/AbiGii toxin family protein yields MNNELNDILLKRLKDYSITMQEDELRATHEITQELVLYSLAKTSFFEQGLFQGGTSLRILFGINRYSEDLDFSLIKPDQQFQWRPYLQQIKENMAQYGCNLEVQDRSNADDAIKKAFIKDTSIGQILNFSWAMRSSNPQKIRIKLEIDSNPPLGSTIMIKNLNYPFPYSIKTQDLPSLFAGKCHALLCREYTKGRDWYDFLWYSKQNVEPNYKYLSNALNQTGPFAGRHIKANRSWLEDALREKINHIDINSAKTDVLKFINLQAADDVNRWDRTTFLTTIDEFHKNCIESDEKNPLGSFKH; encoded by the coding sequence ATGAATAATGAATTAAATGATATTCTGTTAAAACGGCTGAAAGACTATTCGATTACTATGCAGGAGGATGAATTGCGGGCCACCCATGAAATAACCCAAGAGCTGGTCCTCTATTCATTGGCTAAAACATCCTTTTTTGAGCAAGGCTTATTTCAGGGCGGTACTTCTTTGCGTATCCTCTTTGGGATAAATAGATATTCAGAAGACTTGGATTTTTCACTGATTAAGCCGGATCAACAATTCCAATGGCGTCCTTACCTGCAGCAAATAAAAGAGAATATGGCCCAATATGGTTGTAATTTGGAAGTCCAGGATCGTTCTAATGCAGATGATGCGATAAAGAAGGCCTTTATAAAAGATACTTCTATCGGTCAAATTCTCAATTTTTCTTGGGCAATGCGGAGCAGCAACCCTCAAAAAATAAGGATAAAATTAGAAATCGACAGTAATCCTCCGTTGGGAAGCACAATAATGATAAAAAATCTTAATTATCCTTTTCCTTATAGCATTAAAACCCAAGACTTGCCTTCTCTTTTTGCCGGTAAATGCCACGCGCTATTATGCCGGGAATATACTAAAGGGCGGGATTGGTATGATTTTCTTTGGTATAGCAAACAAAACGTTGAACCCAATTACAAATACTTATCTAATGCCCTCAATCAGACCGGCCCATTTGCAGGGCGGCATATCAAAGCAAATCGATCGTGGTTAGAAGATGCTTTACGGGAAAAAATAAACCATATTGACATTAATAGCGCAAAAACAGATGTTTTAAAGTTCATCAACCTGCAAGCCGCAGACGATGTAAACAGGTGGGACAGAACTACTTTTTTAACAACCATTGATGAGTTTCATAAAAATTGTATCGAATCAGATGAAAAAAATCCCCTGGGCTCCTTTAAACACTAA
- a CDS encoding type IV toxin-antitoxin system AbiEi family antitoxin domain-containing protein — translation MNRLTHAILEQNLPTVFTMADLKRLEPEDNARYCQMRRALALGDIIRLRRGFYALNRIFRKELINGHLLAHQFIPDSYISFETALRDAGWIPEFVFEIASVSSRQSCVISTEFARFSYTRIPQKNLFAGVEKFTHGLAYHWEAKPLKALADYLYVSKHPWNSLDPLVKSLRIEIDDLETLSAEDFNELEGNYEAACVENFLSGIRKELQV, via the coding sequence ATGAATAGATTAACCCATGCTATCCTGGAGCAGAATCTTCCCACGGTTTTCACTATGGCGGATCTTAAACGCCTTGAACCGGAGGATAATGCCCGGTATTGCCAAATGCGGAGGGCGCTTGCCCTGGGCGATATTATCCGGCTTAGGCGGGGGTTTTATGCCCTTAACAGAATTTTTCGCAAAGAATTGATTAATGGGCATTTGTTGGCCCATCAATTTATCCCGGATAGCTATATTAGTTTTGAAACAGCCCTGCGTGACGCCGGCTGGATCCCTGAGTTTGTCTTTGAAATTGCCAGCGTAAGTTCCCGGCAGTCATGCGTTATTTCGACCGAATTTGCCCGGTTTTCGTATACCCGAATCCCACAAAAAAACTTGTTTGCCGGGGTTGAAAAATTTACCCATGGGCTTGCATATCATTGGGAGGCAAAACCTCTTAAAGCCTTAGCGGATTATCTGTATGTTTCCAAGCATCCGTGGAATTCTTTGGACCCGCTGGTAAAATCATTGCGGATTGAAATTGACGATTTGGAAACCCTTTCTGCAGAGGATTTTAATGAACTGGAAGGTAATTATGAAGCAGCTTGTGTTGAAAATTTCTTATCCGGAATCAGAAAAGAATTGCAAGTATGA
- a CDS encoding ATP-binding protein, whose protein sequence is MKRSFFYSIQGKIIFILLFIMTITFLTTWYMVRYVTQTLVLNEKGSKLLGLTEILNSRLGADSYDAILERNGASAASREAKIAVLNRELRDSTDEMASAYPGLGVGYYSRDLDAILTYGPSASYGRSVGGPIPPEHPGRRVMASNRAEVASGTMVRGKIMNAMSPIERGGRVIGYIWANELTTDIETQFKDTTRRIFLILGLTYVVSILLVVLFSRNMVRDINNIVTGVRELRFDLTKKIKRAGGELGEVAESINTMAADVVKATAEHQALVLAEAANDAQRDFLARMSHEIRTPMNGVLGMTRLAMQANSPEQRFEYLKKIQSSASLLLGIINDILDFSKIEAGKMELESHPFSLTEMTDNIHEIIQPRISEKGLEFIISVDDSVPARAVGDNLRLSQILLNLLGNAAKFTLQGTIRLEIRARPLPAGRLRLDCAVKDTGIGMSADQQEALFKPFSQADSSTARKFGGTGLGLSISKAMAELMGGAITVSSEPGKGSVFAFFVELGSAGDEQEESAGIESAADSQRYDGKSFLLVEDNAINQEIAVAILSELGATVDTAENGEAGLRAFLRKDYSLIFMDIRMPVMDGFESTRQIRASSKHDARTVPIIAMTANAMQEDRDASREAGMNGHVSKPIDIIEVKNVLYRELVASLP, encoded by the coding sequence ATGAAAAGATCTTTCTTTTATTCAATACAGGGAAAGATTATCTTTATCCTCCTCTTTATCATGACCATTACCTTTCTTACCACCTGGTACATGGTCCGGTATGTTACTCAGACCTTAGTGCTGAACGAAAAGGGCAGTAAGTTGCTGGGGCTCACGGAAATCCTTAACAGCCGCCTGGGCGCTGATTCCTATGATGCTATTTTAGAGCGAAACGGGGCCTCTGCGGCTTCCCGGGAGGCAAAAATTGCGGTCCTGAACCGGGAACTGCGGGATAGTACCGACGAGATGGCTTCCGCTTACCCGGGGCTTGGGGTGGGCTATTATTCCCGGGACCTGGACGCCATCCTGACCTACGGGCCCTCGGCCTCCTACGGCCGGTCGGTGGGAGGTCCCATACCCCCGGAGCATCCGGGCAGGCGGGTGATGGCTTCCAATCGGGCGGAGGTGGCTTCCGGGACCATGGTACGGGGTAAGATCATGAATGCCATGAGTCCCATTGAACGGGGCGGCAGGGTTATAGGGTATATTTGGGCCAACGAGCTTACCACGGATATCGAAACCCAGTTCAAGGATACTACCCGCAGGATATTCCTGATCCTGGGGCTTACCTATGTGGTTTCCATCCTCCTGGTGGTCCTCTTTTCCCGGAACATGGTCAGGGATATAAACAATATCGTTACCGGGGTGCGGGAACTGCGCTTCGATCTTACCAAAAAAATTAAGCGGGCCGGCGGGGAATTGGGCGAAGTGGCGGAGAGCATAAACACCATGGCTGCGGATGTGGTCAAAGCCACTGCGGAGCACCAGGCCCTGGTACTGGCGGAGGCTGCCAATGACGCCCAGAGGGATTTCCTGGCCCGGATGAGCCACGAGATCCGCACCCCCATGAACGGGGTGCTGGGCATGACCCGTCTTGCCATGCAGGCGAATTCCCCTGAACAGCGCTTCGAATACCTTAAAAAGATACAGTCCTCAGCTTCCCTGCTTTTGGGCATTATCAACGATATTCTGGATTTTTCCAAAATCGAGGCGGGGAAGATGGAGCTGGAAAGCCATCCCTTCAGCCTGACCGAAATGACCGACAATATCCATGAAATCATTCAACCCCGGATCAGCGAAAAGGGTCTTGAGTTCATCATCTCTGTGGATGATTCGGTCCCTGCCAGGGCGGTGGGGGACAATCTGCGGCTTTCCCAGATTCTGCTCAACCTCCTGGGCAATGCGGCAAAATTCACCCTCCAGGGCACCATCCGCCTGGAGATTAGAGCCCGGCCCCTGCCCGCAGGCAGGCTGCGGCTTGACTGCGCGGTAAAGGACACCGGCATAGGCATGAGCGCGGACCAGCAGGAGGCGCTTTTTAAGCCCTTCTCCCAGGCGGATTCGTCCACAGCCCGCAAATTCGGCGGCACCGGCCTGGGGCTTTCCATCAGCAAGGCCATGGCGGAACTGATGGGCGGCGCCATTACCGTGAGCAGCGAACCGGGGAAAGGCAGCGTCTTTGCGTTTTTTGTGGAACTGGGAAGCGCCGGGGATGAACAGGAGGAGTCCGCCGGGATCGAGTCGGCGGCGGACAGCCAGCGCTACGATGGCAAGAGCTTCCTCCTGGTGGAGGACAATGCCATCAATCAGGAAATCGCCGTGGCGATCCTTTCGGAACTGGGGGCAACTGTGGATACTGCGGAAAATGGCGAAGCGGGGCTCCGGGCTTTTCTGCGGAAGGATTATTCGCTTATCTTTATGGATATACGCATGCCCGTGATGGACGGCTTTGAATCCACCCGGCAGATCCGCGCAAGCTCCAAGCATGACGCCCGTACGGTGCCTATCATTGCCATGACCGCCAATGCCATGCAGGAAGACCGGGATGCCAGCCGGGAGGCGGGCATGAATGGCCATGTTTCAAAGCCTATTGATATAATTGAGGTTAAGAATGTCCTTTACCGGGAGCTTGTAGCAAGCCTCCCGTAG
- a CDS encoding acyl-CoA thioesterase: MFTITITPRFGEADGLGHINNTHFSEWFELARNPLFKIFSPEMSTAGGEFPLILAYADYNFLKEVHFPKEVEIRSFISRIGTKSFTSYHEAWQDGNLCVSGSAVAVYFDFIKHISMPIPDDIKKILTQHLKPEGSTQSAYPSR, from the coding sequence ATGTTTACAATAACCATAACACCCCGGTTCGGGGAAGCGGACGGGCTGGGCCACATCAACAACACTCATTTTTCGGAATGGTTTGAGCTGGCCAGAAATCCCCTGTTTAAGATATTCTCCCCGGAAATGAGCACCGCCGGGGGGGAGTTTCCCCTCATTCTGGCCTATGCGGATTATAATTTTTTGAAGGAAGTCCATTTCCCCAAGGAGGTAGAGATCCGCAGCTTTATCAGCCGTATAGGAACCAAGTCATTTACGTCTTACCATGAGGCCTGGCAGGACGGAAATCTCTGCGTCTCAGGCAGCGCCGTGGCGGTTTATTTTGACTTTATCAAGCATATCAGTATGCCCATCCCTGATGATATAAAAAAGATCCTGACCCAGCACCTGAAACCGGAAGGGTCTACACAAAGCGCATATCCATCAAGGTAA
- a CDS encoding PP2C family protein-serine/threonine phosphatase, protein MAETLEKPEISFTPLQIGYLVNCPAPIDIGETNEAALTIFRADPNLEAMPVIKEGKIIGVIPARDMLATFDGVSARMRAWQRELHLFVIPARATVAATTFISTLMDGFFEGEGGKNAAWFILEYKHQYLGIVSLRNMLKHTNSLRAQDLAQAREIQKNLLEKAVIDDKRIKLLFYNKMANEIGGDFYQVFQSWKGQYMVGCFDVAAQNISGSITAMALGACFETLVLSDFDGYAERMTEFINTLVRDVNPKGLHVGAVLFYIDFSTMTVKIHSCGFSRIHIFVSADNKQLSYKSLEPNMPPLGQHEELDVDKGQIVSIKKGLRIATHTNGLPNMTGFSGEKYGEKQAFNLLKTIHTLDQNSIPALMDKEINEWLGEAPLTDDITLMDMRFV, encoded by the coding sequence GTGGCAGAGACTTTAGAAAAACCTGAAATCAGCTTTACGCCTCTGCAGATAGGGTATCTGGTTAACTGCCCTGCCCCGATAGATATAGGGGAAACCAATGAGGCCGCCCTAACGATATTCCGGGCAGACCCGAACCTGGAGGCTATGCCGGTTATAAAAGAGGGGAAGATCATCGGGGTTATCCCCGCCCGGGATATGCTGGCAACCTTTGACGGGGTTTCCGCCCGGATGCGGGCCTGGCAGCGGGAACTCCACCTCTTTGTCATCCCCGCCCGGGCCACCGTGGCGGCTACCACCTTTATCAGCACCCTGATGGATGGGTTCTTTGAAGGGGAGGGTGGCAAGAACGCGGCCTGGTTCATCCTGGAATACAAACACCAATACCTGGGGATAGTAAGTCTGCGGAATATGCTCAAGCACACCAACAGCCTTCGGGCCCAGGATCTAGCCCAGGCCCGGGAAATTCAGAAAAACCTTCTGGAAAAGGCGGTGATCGACGACAAACGGATCAAGCTCCTGTTCTACAACAAGATGGCCAATGAAATAGGCGGAGATTTTTACCAGGTCTTCCAGAGCTGGAAGGGTCAGTACATGGTGGGCTGCTTCGACGTGGCTGCCCAGAACATTTCAGGTTCCATCACCGCCATGGCCCTGGGTGCCTGTTTTGAAACCCTGGTGCTCTCGGACTTTGACGGGTATGCGGAACGTATGACCGAGTTTATCAATACCCTGGTCCGGGACGTGAACCCCAAGGGGCTCCATGTGGGGGCGGTGCTTTTTTATATCGACTTTTCTACCATGACCGTAAAGATCCACAGCTGCGGCTTTTCCCGGATCCACATTTTTGTTAGCGCCGACAACAAACAGCTTTCCTACAAATCCCTGGAACCGAATATGCCCCCCCTGGGCCAGCATGAGGAACTGGATGTAGATAAGGGGCAGATTGTCTCTATCAAGAAGGGTCTGCGTATAGCCACCCACACCAACGGCCTGCCCAACATGACCGGCTTTTCCGGGGAAAAGTACGGGGAAAAGCAGGCTTTTAATCTGCTCAAAACGATCCATACTCTGGATCAGAACAGTATTCCTGCGCTTATGGACAAAGAGATCAATGAATGGCTGGGCGAGGCGCCCCTGACCGATGATATTACCTTGATGGATATGCGCTTTGTGTAG
- a CDS encoding PP2C family protein-serine/threonine phosphatase codes for MEDKNTGKAEHSFSPLQIGSIAEAIDPVDIGTGVAEVISALEGKPDKIVVPVEKDGAVLGVVFRQTLEKLVHPGENPSPDLNLEGLLIPVLGTVEASAYIDAVMEQFLKSSQGDDASWFVVRHRDRYLGVVGLRKIIEYTNAIQVRDLIRAGEIQQNLLDKSQVADKRLEVLLYNKMAHELGGDFYRVFRGGKDRYLIGCFDVAGKNISGALATMALGACFSALELFKFEGGAEKTTQFINSLVRDVNPPGIFVTAVLFYVDFTTMTVKIHNCGFSPVLIFVPQADNRITFKAIQPSLPPLGIQEELDVDTGQIVPLGPGLRITAYSDGLTDMTDIHGERYGEDKTFTLLKKFHIVPQNNLRKLIDREIGSWIGEASLADDVTLVDIRFI; via the coding sequence ATGGAAGATAAGAACACCGGAAAAGCGGAACATTCTTTTTCGCCCCTTCAGATAGGATCCATAGCGGAGGCTATTGATCCTGTAGATATAGGGACCGGTGTAGCAGAAGTTATCTCTGCCTTAGAGGGCAAACCGGATAAAATAGTTGTTCCTGTTGAGAAGGACGGTGCTGTTTTAGGGGTAGTTTTCCGCCAAACCCTGGAAAAGCTGGTTCATCCCGGGGAAAATCCTTCGCCGGACCTTAATCTGGAAGGTCTTTTGATTCCCGTCCTGGGTACGGTGGAGGCATCCGCCTATATTGATGCGGTAATGGAGCAGTTTCTCAAGAGCAGCCAGGGGGATGACGCTTCCTGGTTCGTGGTACGCCACCGGGATCGCTACCTTGGGGTGGTGGGGCTGCGAAAAATCATCGAGTATACCAATGCCATCCAGGTCCGGGACCTGATCCGGGCGGGGGAGATACAGCAAAACCTCCTGGACAAGTCCCAGGTGGCTGATAAGCGGCTGGAAGTTCTTTTGTACAATAAGATGGCCCACGAACTGGGGGGAGATTTTTACCGGGTGTTCAGGGGCGGCAAGGACCGTTACCTCATCGGCTGCTTTGATGTGGCGGGGAAGAATATTTCAGGCGCCCTGGCAACCATGGCCCTGGGGGCCTGTTTTTCCGCCCTGGAACTGTTCAAATTCGAAGGCGGCGCCGAAAAAACCACCCAGTTTATCAATTCCCTGGTCCGGGACGTGAATCCTCCGGGAATTTTTGTCACTGCGGTGCTGTTTTACGTTGACTTTACCACCATGACCGTGAAGATCCACAACTGCGGCTTTTCCCCGGTGCTGATCTTTGTGCCCCAGGCGGACAACCGGATCACCTTTAAGGCCATACAGCCCAGCCTGCCCCCTCTGGGCATTCAGGAGGAACTGGACGTTGACACCGGCCAGATCGTTCCCTTAGGTCCGGGGCTGCGGATCACCGCCTATTCTGACGGCCTTACGGACATGACGGATATACACGGGGAACGGTATGGGGAGGATAAGACCTTTACCCTCTTGAAAAAATTTCATATAGTGCCTCAAAATAATCTGCGGAAACTGATAGACAGGGAAATCGGTTCCTGGATAGGGGAAGCGTCCTTAGCTGACGATGTTACCCTGGTGGATATACGGTTTATATAG